A region from the Fusarium graminearum PH-1 chromosome 4, whole genome shotgun sequence genome encodes:
- a CDS encoding ubiquitin-activating enzyme E1 1, translated as MAEQKQPEVDLATRMQVDESVVGNNEIDESLYSRQLYVLGHEAMKRMGASNVLIVGLKGLGVEIAKNIALAGVKSLTLYDPAPVQIADLSSQFFLTPSDVGKPRDEVTVPRVAELNAYTPVKLHQSPGLDGDLSQFDKYQVVVLTNAPIHQQKAIADYCHSKGIYVVVADTFGLFGSVFCDFGEKFTVIDPTGETPLSGIVAGIDEEGMVSALDETRHGLEDGDYVTFSEVEGMEALNGAEPRKITVKGPYTFSIGDVSGLGQYKRGGMYQQVKMPKIINFKDFTTSLKEPEFLISDFAKFDRPQQLHLGFQALHAFQLTHKRLPNPMDDDDAIVVLGAAKTFAEQEGLEIELDEKLLKELSYQAQGDLNPMAAYFGGLVAQEVLKAVSGKFQPIVQWMYFDSLESLPTSTKRSAELCKPTGSRYDGQIAVFGTEYQNKIANLKQFLVGAGAIGCEMLKNWAMIGLGTGPEGKIWVTDMDSIERSNLNRQFLFRADDVGKMKSDRAALAVQRMNPDLEGHMITLKERVSADTESVFNEEFWHNLDGVTNALDNVEARTYVDRRCVFFQKPLLESGTLGTKGNTQVVLPHLTESYSSSQDPPEKEFPMCTIRSFPNKIDHTIAWSKEYMFEKLFVKAPQTVNLYLTQPQFIENSLKQGGNHKETLETIRNYLTTERPRTFEDCIAWARQLFESEFSNKIQQLLYNFPKDSETSSGTPFWSGPKRAPDALKFDPNNPSHFGFIVAAANLHAFNYNIKSPGTDKSIYLRELENVIVPDFTPDSNVKIQADDKEPVEAESSFDDNDEIKKLADSLPSPSSLSGFQLVPVDFEKDDDSNHHIDFITACSNLRAENYKIEPADRHKTKFIAGKIIPAIATTTALVTGLVVLELYKIIDGKDDLEQYKNGFINLALPFFGFSEPIASPKMEYQGPDGKVKLDRIWDRFEIEDITLQELLDTFKAKGLTISMLSSGVSLLYASFFPPSKLKERYALKLSQLVETISKKPIPAHQKDVIFEIVAEDLNEEDVEVPYIKVKVA; from the exons ATGGCC gaacaaaagCAACCAGAGGTCGACCTCGCAACCCGAATGCAGGTTGATGAATCTGTTGTTGGAAATAACGAAATCGACGAATCCCTCTACAGCCGACAACTCTATGTCCTGGGCCATGAGGCTATGAAGCGCATGGGCGCTTCCAACGTGCTCATTGTCGGTCTCAAAGGTCTCGGTGTTgaaatcgccaagaacaTTGCTCTGGCTGGTGTCAAGAGCCTTACCCTTTACGACCCGGCCCCAGTTCAGATCGCAGATCTCTCGTCTCAGTTCTTCCTCACCCCTAGCGATGTTGGAAAGCCCAGAGACGAGGTCACCGTCCCTCGCGTTGCTGAACTAAACGCCTATACTCCCGTCAAGCTTCACCAGTCGCCCGGTCTTGACGGCGATCTTTCACAGTTCGACAAGTACCAGGTTGTCGTTTTGACCAACGCACCTATCCACCAACAGAAAGCCATCGCCGACTACTGCCATAGCAAGGGTATTTATGTCGTTGTTGCCGACACTTTTGGCCTCTTCGGCTCTGTCTTTTGTGATTTCGGCGAGAAGTTCACTGTCATCGATCCTACTGGCGAGACTCCCCTTAGCGGCATCGTTGCAGGTATCGACGAGGAGGGCATGGTGTCCGCCCTTGATGAAACTCGACACGGATTGGAAGATGGTGACTATGTGACATTCTCCGAGGTCGAGGGAATGGAGGCGCTCAACGGAGCTGAGCCCCGAAAGATTACGGTCAAGGGCCCTTACACCTTCTCCATCGGCGATGTGTCTGGGTTGGGCCAATATAAGCGAGGTGGCATGTACCAGCAggtcaagatgcccaagatTATTAACTTCAAGGACTTCACCACATCGCTAAAGGAACCCGAATTCCTTATCTCCGATTTTGCCAAATTCGATCGACCTCAACAGCTTCACCTTGGTTTCCAAGCGCTTCATGCTTTCCAACTTACCCACAAGCGACTTCCCAACCCCAtggatgacgacgatgctATTGTCGTCCTGGGTGCTGCTAAGACGTTTGCCGAGCAGGAGGGTCTGGAGATTGAGCTGGATGAGAAGCTTCTGAAGGAGCTTAGctaccaagctcaaggtgaCCTCAACCCTATGGCTGCCTACTtcggtggtcttgttgcGCAGGAGGTTCTCAAGGCAGTCTCTGGCAAGTTCCAGCCCATTGTCCAGTGGATGTACTTTGACTCTCTCGAGTCTCTGCCCACATCTACTAAGCGAAGTGCTGAGCTCTGCAAACCAACTGGCAGCCGATATGATGGACAAATTGCTGTTTTTGGTACTGAATACCAGAACAAGATTGCCAACTTGAAGCAGTTCCTTGTTGGCGCTGGCGCCATTGGTTGCGAGATGCTAAAGAACTGGGCCATGATTGGTCTGGGAACGGGCCCCGAGGGCAAGATCTGGGTTACTGACATGGACTCTATTGAGAGAAGTAACCTGAACCGACAGTTCCTCTTCCGtgccgatgatgttggtAAGATGAAGAGTGACCGTGCTGCTCTTGCCGTTCAGCGAATGAACCCCGATCTCGAAGGCCACATGATCACCTTGAAGGAGCGTGTTAGTGCTGACACTGAGAGTGTTTTCAACGAGGAGTTCTGGCACAACCTGGATGGTGTCACCAACGCCCTCGACAACGTAGAGGCTCGAACGTACGTCGACCGTCGATGTGTCTTTTTCCAGAAGCCACTTCTGGAAAGTGGTACTCTCGGAACCAAGGGCAACACGCAAGTCGTTCTCCCTCACCTCACCGAGTCTTATTCTTCCTCTCAGGACCCGCCTGAGAAGGAGTTTCCCATGTGCACTATCCGAAGTTTCCCCAACAAGATTGACCATACTATCGCTTGGTCCAAGGAGTACATGTTCGAGAAGCTTTTCGTCAAGGCTCCTCAAACCGTCAACCTGTATCTGACTCAGCCCCAGTTCATCGAGAACTCGCTGAAGCAGGGCGGTAACCATAAGGAGACCCTCGAAACCATTCGTAACTACCTTACGACTGAGAGGCCCCGAACCTTTGAGGATTGCATTGCCTGGGCTCGCCAACTGTTTGAGTCTGAGTTTTCCAACAAGATTCAGCAGCTCCTCTACAACTTTCCCAAGGACTCTGAGACATCTTCCGGCACCCCCTTCTGGTCTGGACCCAAGCGAGCCCCTGATGCACTCAAGTTCGACCCCAACAACCCCTCCCACTTTGGGTTCATTGTTGCCGCGGCCAACCTTCACGCTTTCAACTACAATATCAAGTCTCCAGGAACTGATAAGTCTATCTACCTGCGAGAATTGGAGAATGTCATTGTCCCTGACTTCACTCCGGATTCCAACGTGAAAATCCAGGCTGATGATAAGGAGCCTGTC GAGGCGGAGTCTAGCttcgacgacaacgacgagatcaagaagctggctgACAGTCTGCCTTCCCCCAGCTCTCTGTCTGGATTCCAGCTCGTTCCTGTCGATTTCGAGAAGGACGATGACTCGAACCATCACATCGATTTCATCACTGCTTGCAGCAACTTGAGGGCCGAGAACTACAAGATTGAGCCAGCTGATAGacacaagaccaagttcaTTGCTGGCAAGATCATTCCTGCCATTGCCACAACCACTGCGCTGGTGACTGGCTTGGTTGTTTTGGAGCTGTacaagatcattgatggcaaggatgatcttgagcagTACAAGAATGGTTTCATCAACCTGGCACTGCCCTTCTTTGGTTTCAGTGAGCCAATCGCCAGTCCCAAGATGGAATATCAAGGACCCGACGGCAAGGTTAAGCTGGATAGAATCTGGGACCGTTTCGAGATTGAGGATATTACTCTACAGGAGCTTTTGGATAccttcaaggccaagggtcttACCATCAGCATGCTAAGCTCCGGCGTCAGTCTTCTGTACGCATCGTTCTTCCCCCCTTCTAAGCTCAAGGAACGATATGCCCTCAAGCTGAGCCAGCTGGTTGAGACGATTTCTAAGAAGCCTATCCCGGCCCATCAGAAAGACGTGATCTTTGAAATTGTGGCCGAGGACCTCAACGAGGAGGACGTTGAGGTGCCTtacatcaaggtcaaggttgcATAA